In Peptococcus niger, the genomic window ATGAAACGTATGAATATGGATGACCGCCTGGCGGCCACCCGTTTTGACAGTGATGACGCAAACGCACATATCGTTATTGATAAAGAAGCCTGCCGCACCTGCACCCACAAGGCGTGCACGTACAGCTGCCCGGCGGAACGTTACAAATGGGATGATGACAATGACGTGATGACCTTTGACCACGTTGGTTGCCTGGAATGCGGCAACTGCCGTCTCGTTTGCGAACGCCTCAACGAACGCCGCCCGGGCTACGATTGGAATTATCCCAATCATGGCAAAGGCTTTTTAGCTAAAGAAGGTTAAGCCATACAATTTTATTAAAAAGAGGAAACAAAAGGAGCGGTGTTTGTGGAAATTCTTGCATGCATTAAACAGGTGCCTGACACCTCAGAAATCAAAATTGACCCGGTAACCAATACACTCATCCGTAAAGGGGTCCCATCCATCGTTAACCCCTTTGACATGAATGCAGTGGAAACCGCCATTCAACTTAAAGAAGCGAATCCGGGTTCTACAGTAACCCTGCTGACCATGGGGCCTCCGGCCGCCACCGAAGCCCTGCGTGATTGTTTCGCTATGGGTTGCGACCGAGCTGTGCTGTTGACCGACCGTGCCTTTGCCGGTGCGGATACCTATGCTACCAGCTATGCCCTGGCCGTGGCTGCTCAAAAGCTGGGCAAATTTGACGTCATCGTCTGCGGTATGCAGGCCGTTGACGGCGATACCGGGCAAGTCGGCCCGGAAATGGCCGAACACCTGGGCATCCCTCAAGTCACTTATGTCATTGATGCAAAAACGGAAGAGGGTAAGCTCGTTTGCCAGCGGCAACAGGAAGACGGCTATGAAGTGGTTGAATGCCAATTGCCGGCCCTGATTACCGTCACTAAGGCCATCAACTCCCCCCGCCACGCCAATGTGCGCGGCAAAATCAAAGCCAAACGCTATGAAGTGGAAATGCTTTCCGCTGATGCGCTCGGTGATAAGTTGGATCGCAGTAAGATCGGCTTAAAAGGTTCCCCCACCAAGGTTAAAAGCGCTGCACCGCCGAAACTTCGCGGTCGTGGCGATGACATTACCGGTGGTGACGCCAAAGATTCTGTGGCCAACTTAATGCAACGCCTAGTTGAGCAGAAAGTTATTTAAGGGGGAGCGGGCATGGATTTAAACGAATACAAAAATATTTGGGTTTTCATGGAACATGATGACGGCAAAGTCAAAAATGTTGGCCTGGAACTCATCAACGAGAGTAAAAAAATGGCTGAATCCTGCGGCTATGAAGTCTGGGCAGTGGCCATCGGGTCCGGATTGGACGAACTGATTGCTGAATCTGCCGCTTACGGTGCAGACAAAGTACTCGTGGTTGAAGATGAACGCTACAAACACTACAACACCGATGCTTACAGCGCCGTCATGGAAGAGCTGATCGGCAAATATAAGCCATCCGTTATTATGATTGGTGCCACCATCAACGGCCGTGACTTGGGCCCGAAAGTGGCCGGTTGCCTGCAGACCGGGCTGACCGCCGACTGTACCGAACTGGAAATGAGCGAAGAAGGGCTTGTTACCTGGATTCGTCCGGCTTTGGGCGGGAACCTCATGGGACACATCAACTGCCCGAATACCCGTCCGCAAATGGGGACGGTCCGTCCGGCTGTGTTTAAAAAAGCCGAACGTCAAGACGGCCGTGAAGTGGAAGTCCTCCGGGAAGAAATTCACATTCCGGATGAAAAAATCCGCATGAGAACCATTGATGTTGTCAAACATGATTTAGGCGACAAGATTAAGATTGAGGAAGCCAATATTGTCGTGTCCGGTGGTCGTGGCATGGCAAAAGAAGAAAACTTTAAGCTGCTCCAAGACCTGGCAGATGCCATGGGCGGCGTGGTGGCCGGCAGCCGTAAGGCTGTTGACGCCGGCTGGATTACCGTGGACAACCAAGTAGGTCAGACCGGTAAAACCGTCAGCCCGGACATCTATGTGGCCGTCGGGATCTCCGGCGCCATTCAGCACCAAGTGGGCATGAACGGGGCGGACGTCATCATCGCCATCAACAGCGATAAGGATGCACCAATTTTCGACATTGCCACTTACGGCATCGTTGGTGACCTGTTTGAAGTGGTTCCGGCCTTGACTGAAGCCATGAACACCTACAGAAAAGAATACGCCGGTGCCCAACCCGGTGCAAAATAAGTTCAACCTTTTAATAACGTCGGAGGATTGCCTCCGGCGTTATTTTTTTACTCTTATTTTCGGTTAGGGCAGGGTCATTATCTTTTGGAAATCTGATCCTGACGTGGGG contains:
- a CDS encoding ferredoxin family protein, which produces MMKRMNMDDRLAATRFDSDDANAHIVIDKEACRTCTHKACTYSCPAERYKWDDDNDVMTFDHVGCLECGNCRLVCERLNERRPGYDWNYPNHGKGFLAKEG
- a CDS encoding electron transfer flavoprotein subunit beta/FixA family protein; its protein translation is MEILACIKQVPDTSEIKIDPVTNTLIRKGVPSIVNPFDMNAVETAIQLKEANPGSTVTLLTMGPPAATEALRDCFAMGCDRAVLLTDRAFAGADTYATSYALAVAAQKLGKFDVIVCGMQAVDGDTGQVGPEMAEHLGIPQVTYVIDAKTEEGKLVCQRQQEDGYEVVECQLPALITVTKAINSPRHANVRGKIKAKRYEVEMLSADALGDKLDRSKIGLKGSPTKVKSAAPPKLRGRGDDITGGDAKDSVANLMQRLVEQKVI
- a CDS encoding electron transfer flavoprotein subunit alpha/FixB family protein, encoding MDLNEYKNIWVFMEHDDGKVKNVGLELINESKKMAESCGYEVWAVAIGSGLDELIAESAAYGADKVLVVEDERYKHYNTDAYSAVMEELIGKYKPSVIMIGATINGRDLGPKVAGCLQTGLTADCTELEMSEEGLVTWIRPALGGNLMGHINCPNTRPQMGTVRPAVFKKAERQDGREVEVLREEIHIPDEKIRMRTIDVVKHDLGDKIKIEEANIVVSGGRGMAKEENFKLLQDLADAMGGVVAGSRKAVDAGWITVDNQVGQTGKTVSPDIYVAVGISGAIQHQVGMNGADVIIAINSDKDAPIFDIATYGIVGDLFEVVPALTEAMNTYRKEYAGAQPGAK